In Sphingopyxis sp. CCNWLW2, a single window of DNA contains:
- the proS gene encoding proline--tRNA ligase, with translation MVKHALSVTRQADFAAWYQDVIAEADLAEESGVRGCMVIKPWGYGIWERIQTVMDAAIKDAGVQNCYFPLFIPLSFFEKEADHVDGFAKEMAVVTHHRLIADGKGKLVPDPDAKLEEPLIVRPTSETVIGNAMSRWVQSWRDLPLKVNQWANVVRWEMRTRMFLRTSEFLWQEGHTAHADKDDAMAETLRALEMYRAFAEDVLAMPVIAGEKPENERFPGAVATYSIEAMMQDGKALQAGTSHYLGTGFAEAANIRYQDKDGGHSLCHTTSWGTSTRMIGGVIMTHGDDDGLRCPPRIAPHQIVIVPMLRDNEEDQAILDYCRDLESQLKALDAFREPVRVLLDASANKAQTKRWGWVKKGAPIVVEIGPRDVAGGNVAVIRRDRLYKDDGKLNSAFVAKGDFVAEAVATLEDIQSSLHAEARERLHANIRRDVTDLKAHFAGDDKFVGWAEVQWSRPSGAALDDIVAQLKALKLTMRNTPLDAAPADGACFFTGEPAVERVLIGRTY, from the coding sequence ATGGTCAAACATGCGCTCAGCGTAACCCGGCAGGCCGATTTCGCGGCCTGGTATCAGGATGTCATTGCCGAAGCCGATCTTGCCGAGGAATCGGGTGTGCGCGGCTGCATGGTCATCAAGCCGTGGGGCTATGGCATCTGGGAACGCATCCAGACGGTGATGGACGCCGCGATCAAGGATGCCGGGGTCCAGAATTGCTATTTCCCGCTCTTCATTCCTTTGAGCTTCTTTGAGAAGGAAGCCGACCATGTCGATGGTTTTGCGAAAGAAATGGCGGTCGTCACGCACCACCGCCTGATCGCTGATGGCAAGGGCAAGCTCGTCCCCGATCCCGACGCGAAGCTCGAGGAACCGCTGATTGTTCGCCCGACGTCGGAAACGGTGATCGGCAACGCGATGAGCCGCTGGGTGCAGAGCTGGCGCGATCTGCCGCTCAAGGTCAATCAGTGGGCAAACGTCGTGCGCTGGGAAATGCGCACGCGCATGTTCCTGCGCACCAGCGAATTTCTGTGGCAAGAAGGCCATACCGCGCACGCCGACAAGGATGACGCGATGGCCGAGACGCTGCGCGCGCTCGAAATGTACCGCGCCTTTGCTGAGGATGTGCTCGCGATGCCCGTCATCGCCGGCGAAAAGCCCGAAAATGAGCGTTTCCCGGGCGCCGTCGCGACCTATTCGATCGAGGCGATGATGCAGGACGGCAAGGCCCTGCAGGCCGGCACCTCGCATTATCTCGGCACCGGCTTCGCCGAAGCGGCGAACATTCGTTACCAGGACAAGGACGGCGGCCACAGCCTCTGCCACACGACAAGCTGGGGCACGTCGACGCGCATGATCGGCGGGGTCATTATGACGCATGGCGACGACGACGGCCTCCGCTGTCCGCCGCGTATCGCGCCGCACCAGATCGTGATCGTACCGATGCTCCGCGACAATGAGGAGGATCAGGCGATCCTCGACTATTGCCGCGACCTCGAAAGCCAGTTGAAGGCGCTCGACGCCTTCCGCGAACCCGTGCGCGTGCTGCTCGACGCGAGTGCGAACAAGGCGCAGACCAAGCGCTGGGGCTGGGTCAAGAAGGGCGCACCGATCGTCGTCGAAATCGGTCCGCGCGACGTCGCCGGCGGTAATGTCGCGGTGATCCGCCGCGACCGGCTGTACAAGGACGACGGGAAGCTCAATTCGGCGTTCGTCGCCAAGGGCGACTTCGTGGCCGAGGCGGTGGCGACGCTGGAAGATATCCAGTCGAGCCTCCACGCCGAGGCAAGGGAACGCCTGCATGCGAACATCCGCCGGGACGTCACCGACCTGAAGGCGCATTTCGCCGGCGACGACAAATTCGTCGGCTGGGCCGAAGTGCAGTGGTCGCGGCCGAGCGGTGCGGCGCTCGACGACATCGTTGCCCAGCTCAAGGCGCTCAAGCTGACGATGCGCAACACGCCGCTCGATGCGGCGCCGGCAGACGGCGCCTGCTTTTTCACCGGCGAGCCTGCGGTCGAGCGCGTGCTGATCGGGCGCACCTACTGA
- a CDS encoding DUF6152 family protein, with protein sequence MRFSLLIAAATLAFAAPPAAAHHGWSSYDETKPVTLTASFSELSWGNPHGSAKMRWQGKVWDVILAPVGRMEARGLTRAEIEPGKRFRLTGYLRRDGTAEMRVERVMVGKKTVELR encoded by the coding sequence ATGCGCTTTTCCCTGTTGATCGCGGCGGCGACGCTGGCCTTCGCCGCGCCTCCCGCCGCGGCCCACCATGGCTGGTCGTCCTATGACGAGACCAAACCGGTCACCCTGACCGCATCCTTCTCCGAATTGTCGTGGGGAAACCCGCATGGCAGCGCGAAAATGCGCTGGCAGGGCAAGGTCTGGGACGTGATATTGGCGCCGGTCGGCCGCATGGAGGCGCGCGGGCTGACGCGCGCGGAGATCGAACCCGGCAAACGCTTTCGCCTGACCGGCTATCTTCGGCGCGACGGCACCGCCGAAATGCGGGTCGAGCGCGTGATGGTCGGCAAGAAGACCGTCGAGCTGCGCTGA